The region AGATGCCGCCGACGATCAGAGCGATCCCGACCAGGCCGAAGGTGAGGCCGAGGGCGAAACCGGCGAGAGCGGAAGCGACGATCAGAGCGATGCCGACAGCATGGATGAGCAGGCTGCCGAAGACGACGCCATGGCCGCCGAAGCCGAGGACTCCGACAATGACCAGATGGTCCCGTCTGGTGCAGACGATACCGAACCCTCGGGGCAGATGCGCTGGCCCGAGGACATGTACGGTAATCGCCGCGAGCCGACCTACAAGGCATTCACGCAGGAGTTTGATGAAATCGTCGATGCCCAGGATCTCTGCGACCCAGAAGAACTGACCCGGCTTCGGACCCAGCTCGACCAGCAGATCGCGCATCTGCGCGGTGTCACCTCCAAGCTTGCCAACCGCCTGCAGCGCAAGCTGATGGCCCAGCAGAATCGGGCCTGGGAGTTTGATCTGGAGGAAGGCCTTCTGGATTCGGCACGATTGTCGCGCATTGTCGTCGCCCCGCTGGTGCCGCTCAGCTTCAAGATCGAGCACGAGACCGAGTTCCGCGACACCGTGGTCTCGTTGCTGATCGACAACTCCGGTTCCATGCGCGGTCGTCCCATCGGCATCGCCGCGATGAGCGCCGACATTCTGGCCCAGACGCTGGAGCGCTGCGGCGTGAAGGTGGAAATCCTCGGCTTCACGACGCGCACCTGGAAGGGCGGACGCAGCCGTGAGAAGTGGCTGTCGGACAGCAAGCCGATCTCGCCGGGCCGGCTCAATGACCTGCGCCATATCGTCTACAAGGCCGCCGACGCGCCCTGGCGCCGGGCGCGCAAGAGCCTTGGCCTGATGCTGCGCGAGGGCCTGCTCAAGGAGAACATCGACGGTGAGGCCCTGCTCTGGGCCCATGAGCGCCTGATCGGCCGCCCGGAGCAGCGCAAGATCCTGATGGTGATCTCCGACGGTGCCCCGGTCGACGATTCCACGCTGTCGGTCAACTCGGGCAACTACCTGGAACGCCATCTGCGCGATGTGATCGGCTGGATCGAGGGCATGTCCCCGGTCGAACTGATCGCCATCGGTATCGGCCATGACGTCACGCGCTACTACCGCCGCGCCGTCACCCTGGTCGATGTCGAGCAGCTGGGCGGCACCGTGCTGGGCGAGCTCACATCGTTGTTCGACGAAGAGACCCCGGCCATGTGTGCGCTCGCCGCACGCTGCTCACGGCGCGCCGCCTGATCCGTTCCCGTTGCGCTGAGCGTCGAGCCCGGCAATCACGGTCTTCAGGCCGAAGTCGAATTCCTCCTCGATCGTGACGTTGTACATCGCGCCGGCCAGGCTCGCCGTGACCGGATAGCGGTCGTCCGAGAGTGCCCCTTCGAGATCGCGCCGTTCCTCAGGCGAATAGGAGCCGTGCCAATCGGTCAGCTCGCCCCATGTGAAGGTCTCCGTGTAGGACATCAAGAGTTGCGCGCTGAAGACGGTCTCGGTCTTCGCGAACCCTGCCGCGCGCAGCACGCTGTAGAACGCTTCGTTGATATGGACCTCGTTCTCGGCCCATTTCTCGTTGAGCACATAGACAAGGAATCCGCCGCGGTGACGATGCCCGAGAGCACGAAAGGCGCGGCACAGCGCCTCGACCTGGTCCTTCCAGCCACCCTCGGGCTCGGGCAGTTCGAAGTCGTCCAGGAAGCGGCCGACCACGGCATGCAGCAGTGCCTCCTTGTTGGGCATGTAGTGGTAGATCGCCATGGGATCGACGCCGAGGTCGCCCGCCAGCGTACGCATGGTGAGATCGGAACCCGGCTTCGCATCAAGCAGATGAAGGGCCGCTTCGACGATGCGGTCTCGGGAAAGATGAGGACGTCCGGCCAAGGGCAACTCTTTGTTCTTGACGCACCGCATTCTACACTGTAGAAATTTTTCTACAACGTAGAAGACAGAGCGCCCCCCATGGACCGTCATCAGTTTTCTCCGATCAGCCGGCGCAGCTTTCTCACCGGTCTCGGCGCCACCCTGGCTCTTCCGACGGCGCTTCACGTCCAAGTGCCGACCAATCCCGATGTCGTGGTCATCGGCGCCGGTGCCGCAGGCCTTGGCGCGACCAAGACTCTGATCGATCGCGGCATCTCGGTCGCGCTGATCGAAGGCTCCGACCATATCGGCGGTCGCGCGGTCACCGAAACCTCGACCTTCGGCGTGCCCTATGATGTCGGCGCGCACTGGCTCCACCACGACAGCCGCAACCCTTTCAACCAGTATGGCAAGGACAACGGCTTCACGATCTACCGCGCGCCCGACAACTACCGGGTCTTCGCCGACGGTCGCGCGGTCTCGGACTCCGAACAGTCGGCCATGTGGCGGACTTGGGATTTGATTTACAGCGCCATCGGCGACAAGGCCGATCGCGGGCTTGATGTCTCTGCCGCCAAGGCTGCCGAAAGCGTGCGCGATGAGTGGACCGCGACGGCTGCCATGGGGATTGGTCCCTGGAGCATGGCCAAGGATCTTGCCGACTTCTCGGTGATCGACTGGTGGAAAGGCCTCGACGGCTCCGACTACTTCTGCAAGGAGGGCTTCGGCACGCTGGTGGCGCACTACGGCGCTGCGATTCCGGTCTCGCTCAACACCAAGGCGATGACGATCGACTGGAGCGGCCCGGGCGTGAAGGTCGAGACCGACCAGGGAATGATCGAAGCCAAGGCCGTGATCGTCACGGTGTCGACCGGCGTTCTGGCCAATGACGGCATCGCCTTCGCGCCCGCGCTCCCGGCCGAGAAGATGCAGTCCTTCCACGACATTTCCATGGGCTACTACGATCACATCACCCTGCAGTTCAGCAGCGATGTGTTCGAGTTGGGCGAAGACGGCTACGTGCTATTTCAGGTCGGCGATGACGGCAAGGGCTTCGGCACGCTGACCAACGCCGGCGGCCACGGCCTGGCCTATTGCGACGTGGGCGGTTCGTGGGCGCAGGAACTCCAGGGATGTCCCATCGCCGAACGTGTCGATTACGCACTCTCCACCCTGCGCGGCCTGCTCGGCAGCAGCATCGACA is a window of Rhodospirillales bacterium DNA encoding:
- the cobT gene encoding cobaltochelatase subunit CobT, with translation MRAMSRDAELEVNFGVQEPLVSGHSAQLTQPTRDLDVHTVAMTRGEADQLALKMRHHDAKTHARRRPMGEIGRTIYDAVEDARCECLGINRMKGVAGNVSVVLEERCRNKGLHRIVDQDEAPLADIIGLLVREKLTGMAPPPSAKKAVDMMRSWLDDKIGDDIDNLGDVMRHQDAFAQLMRKLITHLDLPDEETDQTAEQTDPDAADDQSDPDQAEGEAEGETGESGSDDQSDADSMDEQAAEDDAMAAEAEDSDNDQMVPSGADDTEPSGQMRWPEDMYGNRREPTYKAFTQEFDEIVDAQDLCDPEELTRLRTQLDQQIAHLRGVTSKLANRLQRKLMAQQNRAWEFDLEEGLLDSARLSRIVVAPLVPLSFKIEHETEFRDTVVSLLIDNSGSMRGRPIGIAAMSADILAQTLERCGVKVEILGFTTRTWKGGRSREKWLSDSKPISPGRLNDLRHIVYKAADAPWRRARKSLGLMLREGLLKENIDGEALLWAHERLIGRPEQRKILMVISDGAPVDDSTLSVNSGNYLERHLRDVIGWIEGMSPVELIAIGIGHDVTRYYRRAVTLVDVEQLGGTVLGELTSLFDEETPAMCALAARCSRRAA
- a CDS encoding TetR/AcrR family transcriptional regulator C-terminal domain-containing protein, which gives rise to MAGRPHLSRDRIVEAALHLLDAKPGSDLTMRTLAGDLGVDPMAIYHYMPNKEALLHAVVGRFLDDFELPEPEGGWKDQVEALCRAFRALGHRHRGGFLVYVLNEKWAENEVHINEAFYSVLRAAGFAKTETVFSAQLLMSYTETFTWGELTDWHGSYSPEERRDLEGALSDDRYPVTASLAGAMYNVTIEEEFDFGLKTVIAGLDAQRNGNGSGGAP
- a CDS encoding FAD-dependent oxidoreductase, with protein sequence MDRHQFSPISRRSFLTGLGATLALPTALHVQVPTNPDVVVIGAGAAGLGATKTLIDRGISVALIEGSDHIGGRAVTETSTFGVPYDVGAHWLHHDSRNPFNQYGKDNGFTIYRAPDNYRVFADGRAVSDSEQSAMWRTWDLIYSAIGDKADRGLDVSAAKAAESVRDEWTATAAMGIGPWSMAKDLADFSVIDWWKGLDGSDYFCKEGFGTLVAHYGAAIPVSLNTKAMTIDWSGPGVKVETDQGMIEAKAVIVTVSTGVLANDGIAFAPALPAEKMQSFHDISMGYYDHITLQFSSDVFELGEDGYVLFQVGDDGKGFGTLTNAGGHGLAYCDVGGSWAQELQGCPIAERVDYALSTLRGLLGSSIDSSFVKGDATSWGKNPWTMGSYASATPGAYSMRRVLRNSVDDRIFFAGEACHRTQWATVAGALKSGQDVANDVAREVG